From a single Stackebrandtia endophytica genomic region:
- a CDS encoding ABC-F family ATP-binding cassette domain-containing protein — MISVTGLELRAGARILLSDINLRVQPGDRIGLVGRNGAGKTTTLKTMAGENLPYAGAIERRGPFGYLPQDPRTGDLDTTAKDRVLSARGLDSLLAEMTKLQSRLAETADDGERDRLVRRYGQLEDRFAGLGGYAAESEAARICANLGLADRILAQTLGTLSGGQRRRVELARILFSDTAEGNSTLLLDEPTNHLDADSISWLRSYLSAHKGGLIVISHDGDLLEAVVNKVWYLDANRSTVDQYNLGWSAYLKQRESDEQRRRRERANAERKAAQLTTQAEKMRAKATKAVAAQNMLRRAERLVDGLEEVRAADRVAKVRLPQPAPCGKTPLTAKGLSKSYGSLEIFLDVDVAVDKGSRVVILGLNGAGKTTLLRMLAGLLTPDSGEVVAGHGLRIGYYAQEHETLDVDRTVLELMRTAASQAGGNQTDTELRKILGAFLFSGDDVDKPAGVLSGGEKTRLALATLVCSGANVLLLDEPTNNLDPASREQVLDAISRFPGAIVLVTHDPGAVQALRPERAILLPDGDEDIWSDELLELVELA, encoded by the coding sequence ATGATCTCCGTAACCGGTCTTGAACTGCGTGCCGGTGCCCGAATCCTGCTGTCCGACATCAACCTGCGCGTCCAACCGGGCGATCGCATCGGTCTGGTCGGTCGCAACGGCGCCGGCAAGACCACCACCTTGAAGACCATGGCGGGGGAGAACCTGCCGTACGCCGGCGCCATCGAGCGCCGGGGTCCGTTCGGCTACCTGCCGCAGGACCCTCGAACCGGTGACCTGGACACCACGGCCAAGGACCGGGTCCTGTCGGCCCGTGGCCTGGACTCCCTGTTGGCCGAGATGACCAAGTTGCAGTCTCGGCTGGCCGAAACCGCCGACGACGGTGAACGCGACCGACTGGTGCGCCGATACGGCCAGTTGGAGGACCGTTTCGCCGGTCTCGGCGGTTATGCCGCCGAGTCGGAGGCCGCGCGTATCTGCGCCAACCTCGGCTTGGCCGACCGGATCCTGGCGCAGACACTGGGCACCCTGTCCGGTGGGCAACGTCGCCGTGTCGAGCTGGCACGCATCCTGTTCTCCGACACCGCCGAGGGCAACAGCACACTGCTGTTGGACGAGCCGACCAACCACCTCGACGCCGATTCGATCTCCTGGCTGCGCTCGTACCTGTCGGCGCACAAGGGCGGATTGATCGTGATCAGCCACGACGGCGACCTGCTGGAGGCCGTGGTCAACAAGGTCTGGTATCTCGACGCCAACCGGTCGACCGTCGACCAGTACAACCTGGGCTGGTCGGCGTATCTGAAGCAACGCGAATCCGACGAGCAGCGCCGCCGTCGGGAGCGCGCCAACGCCGAGCGGAAGGCCGCTCAGCTGACCACCCAGGCCGAAAAGATGCGAGCCAAGGCCACCAAGGCGGTCGCCGCGCAGAACATGTTGCGTCGTGCCGAACGTCTCGTCGACGGCCTGGAGGAGGTTCGCGCCGCCGACCGGGTCGCGAAGGTGCGGCTGCCACAGCCGGCGCCGTGCGGAAAGACGCCGTTGACGGCGAAGGGGCTGTCGAAGAGCTACGGGTCATTGGAGATCTTCCTCGACGTGGACGTCGCGGTGGACAAGGGTTCCCGCGTGGTCATTCTGGGGCTCAACGGTGCCGGGAAGACGACGTTGCTGCGGATGCTGGCGGGGCTGCTGACACCCGATTCGGGTGAGGTGGTCGCCGGACACGGGCTGCGGATCGGCTACTACGCGCAGGAGCACGAGACTCTCGACGTCGACCGGACGGTGTTGGAACTGATGCGCACCGCCGCCTCCCAGGCCGGCGGGAACCAGACCGACACCGAGTTGCGCAAGATCCTGGGCGCCTTCCTGTTCAGCGGTGACGACGTCGATAAACCGGCCGGGGTGCTGTCCGGCGGTGAGAAGACCAGGCTGGCACTGGCGACCCTGGTCTGTTCGGGTGCCAATGTGCTGCTGCTGGACGAGCCGACGAACAACCTGGACCCGGCGAGTCGTGAGCAGGTGTTGGACGCCATATCCCGGTTCCCCGGCGCCATCGTCCTGGTGACCCACGACCCGGGCGCGGTGCAGGCGCTTCGTCCCGAACGGGCCATTCTGCTGCCCGACGGGGACGAGGACATCTGGAGTGACGAGCTGCTCGAACTGGTCGAGTTGGCGTAA
- a CDS encoding enoyl-CoA hydratase-related protein, which yields MDGPVARVTLCRPEVRNAQTPQMWQRLRNIGRELSGAVRCVIVSGEGASFSTGLDLSVLSGALPAELAAMDDEAAEARLWSFQEAFDWLRRPDLVSVAAVRGHAIGAGLQLALACDFRVLADDARLRVGEPGLGLVPDLGGTKRMASLIGYSRAMELCLTGRTVTGVEARDLGLATVTVPSEAVDDTVEDLVLAVLSVPREAAIETKSLLLQADANDDSAQLAAERAAQLRLLRGRSGAAE from the coding sequence ATGGATGGACCCGTCGCTCGGGTGACGTTGTGCCGCCCAGAGGTTCGCAACGCCCAGACCCCCCAGATGTGGCAGCGACTTCGCAATATCGGTCGGGAGCTGTCGGGCGCGGTTCGCTGCGTGATCGTCTCCGGTGAGGGCGCGTCGTTCTCCACGGGCTTGGATCTGTCGGTCCTGTCGGGGGCGTTGCCCGCCGAACTGGCCGCAATGGACGACGAGGCCGCCGAGGCCCGGTTGTGGTCGTTTCAGGAGGCGTTCGATTGGCTGCGACGGCCTGACCTGGTGTCCGTCGCGGCGGTGCGCGGACACGCGATCGGTGCGGGTTTGCAATTGGCACTGGCGTGCGACTTTCGAGTTCTGGCCGATGATGCGCGGTTGCGGGTCGGGGAACCCGGGCTGGGTCTGGTTCCCGATCTGGGTGGTACGAAACGCATGGCGTCGCTCATCGGATACTCCCGGGCGATGGAGCTGTGCCTGACCGGCCGTACGGTCACCGGGGTCGAAGCCCGAGACCTCGGACTGGCGACGGTCACCGTCCCCTCCGAGGCCGTTGACGACACCGTGGAGGACCTGGTGTTGGCGGTTCTGTCAGTGCCTCGTGAGGCCGCGATCGAGACCAAGTCGTTGCTTCTGCAAGCCGACGCCAACGACGATTCCGCGCAGCTGGCGGCGGAGCGGGCCGCCCAATTGCGCCTGCTGCGTGGTCGGTCGGGCGCCGCCGAGTAA
- a CDS encoding helix-turn-helix domain-containing protein: MTHSEFSDSEPKGRRINGDERQALIKQLVAGYGEGQSIRALAASVDRSYGFVHRVLSESGVKLRRRGGRRTETV, from the coding sequence ATGACACATAGTGAATTCAGCGACTCTGAACCCAAGGGCCGCCGGATAAACGGCGATGAACGCCAGGCGTTGATCAAACAATTGGTCGCTGGGTATGGCGAAGGTCAGAGCATCCGAGCACTGGCTGCCTCGGTGGACCGATCCTATGGATTCGTTCATCGGGTGCTGTCGGAGTCGGGAGTCAAGCTCCGTAGGCGGGGAGGCCGCCGGACTGAAACCGTCTAG